One genomic segment of SAR324 cluster bacterium includes these proteins:
- a CDS encoding DUF4174 domain-containing protein: MSHRLAVTLLLTLINPVTTMPLQATLLKEHLWKNRVIITFSSSLEEPELLALQKQIDEKTCALTNRNLVHIDLLQGTEEFDEMSQQFAVSNTGFQLLLLGKDGGIKLRSSTALLEDIFSLIDTMPMRRREMKDDQC; the protein is encoded by the coding sequence GTGTCCCATCGTCTAGCCGTTACTTTGCTCCTCACGCTCATCAACCCTGTGACCACCATGCCCCTTCAAGCCACTCTGCTGAAAGAACATCTTTGGAAAAACCGTGTGATCATTACCTTCTCCTCATCATTGGAAGAACCAGAACTCCTGGCCCTTCAAAAGCAGATTGATGAAAAAACCTGTGCACTCACCAACAGAAATCTTGTGCACATAGATCTGCTTCAAGGGACGGAGGAGTTTGATGAGATGAGCCAACAGTTTGCAGTATCAAATACTGGGTTTCAATTATTGCTACTGGGTAAAGATGGTGGGATAAAGCTGAGGTCGAGTACTGCGTTGTTGGAAGACATTTTCTCTCTAATTGATACGATGCCCATGAGAAGAAGAGAAATGAAAGATGACCAATGCTGA